The genomic segment ATGGGCATCGCAGTGTAGGGCCCCGTGTTGCCCTGGGCTGGCTGGCTCATGTACACCGTGTGCATAGGGGACCCTTCCACAGAGCCTGCGGGGCTGAAAGTGCCTGGGAAGTTTGTGGGGCCCGATGGCTGGTAGATCACCCCGCCAGCAGCAGGCATGGCCTGGAGCTAAAAGGGACAGCAAGCGGCCtcgttaattttttttaattgtttttttaattagagttttatcccgccctttcccagcctacacggggctcagggcggctcacaataTATGAAACCTTACCAGGCGATAATATAAATACCATCTAAAACAATACGGTAAAATTTATATAAGAATTCAACTAATGATGGTGCCATTTAATATAGTTTATATTTAATATCGTTAGAGAGGGGTGCCAACTTGGCCACTTCATTTCTATCTCACCTTTTGATCCCAAAGGATTCCCAGTATGGCCTGCTGAAGATAAATCTGGGAGAGTTTCCATCCTCTGTCCGAGACATCCCACCCAAACTACACTTCTCATTATATCACTGCAGTTACTCCTTTACACATTATTGCATCAGTATAATAAGCAGGCAGGGAAAGGAGGAGAGTTATCCCGGGCCTCTCCATCCCTCATACCTGAGCATAAGGCAGAGAGAAAGCAGGCATCTGTGCCCTCATCTGGATCGTTTGCTTTTGCTGCTCCAGCCGTAGCTGGCGCTCCTTTTCCTGCTCCTGAAGGCGCTGGATGGCCAGCTGCCGTTGCATCTCCAGGTATTCCTGCATGTGGTAGAAGGACACACTGTATCAGCCACCACAGCCGCCATGCCTTAAAAGCTCTTTTAGGCCCTGCCGCTCGCCAACCATTTTACAAAGAATGACAAACCCAATCTTGACACTAGTTTGCCTCGGCACATGCACGGGCCTTACCTGTTTCTTCTGCCGCATGATCTCCAGCTTCTGGGCTAGCTGGATCTGCCGCTGACGCTCCGCCTCTTCGGCCGCACGGCGCAGCTTTTCTCTGTGCTCCTCTCGCAGGGCATTCAGGGCTCCCCGTGCATCCCGGATCTGGGCAAGTTTATCTTGGAGTCCCTCATAGTACACTGGTGGGGAAGACTGTGGTCAGGGTTCCTGTTCATGCTCCCGTTGTACCCACATTTCCCCTTAGGATTTAAGACCAAATTTGGATCCACAGATCTGTAGCTCTTACAGGAACAGACAGAAAGGCTGGCAAGGGCAGAAGGTGCCAAACCACCTCCCCCTCCCATCCAAGCTCTAAAAAACAGCACCAGGTACTCAATGCCATTGGAAGCACACAAGAAAGCTGATCAGCCTCCCGTGATTCTATGTGGGGAGAGAGGGGATCCCAGTCCTGCTACAACCCTCCTGTCTGTAGTGCCGACTGAGGCCCTAGTGACATACAGCGACGCTCGTCCAACTGGTTGAGCAGCTCCAGGAGCTGGGGGTGCATGCTGTTGATGGACTGAAAGAGCGAGAGCACTGCTGAGTCATTGGTGATGCTCCGGCCCCGCAGGTGGTTGCTTTTCATGCGGTTGACAAAGGTGGTGACGGCATTCTGGAGGGCCTTAAGGAACTGCTCGTGGCTCTCGTCGGTTTCGCCGTTTTGATACTGCTGCTGTGGAGAGACAGGAGACCATCAACCGGGAGCCTCAATTCCTATCTCAACTCAGGCTGCAATTCTGGTATAAAACTTCTTCCAAGTGGTTTCTGCCTAGCTAATGTCGCCACTCTTTCCCATTGCCTTGACTGTTCAATGGATGCGTTGCCTATAAAGGCAGAAATCCCAACCCCAGGGGAGCAGAACAATTAACTTGGTATGCCTAAAACTTTGGGGGCCAGTTTGGGATACAATAAAATGAGGCATCACTTCAAAAAAAGAAGCAGCCAGGCCTACTTTCTCTTTACCGAGCAAAACCCAGTAATATAGTGGATGAGAAGGCTGTTACTTACTTCCACCACGCTGAGTGGAGCAGGTTGGATTTCAGTGGTCTGGGCAACTGGCTCCCCCATGGAGAGTGGGGCTGATGGGGTGGGACTCTTGCGGACCTCTTCCTGCTTCTTTTCCCAGTAGTTGCGGTTCAGATAACGAGCCAACTGTCGGGAAATATTGGGAAAGAGAAGACAACTCAGATGCCAGAACCTCTCTAAGACCAGCTGTAAACTGGTTTAGGGGGCTGAGACCTTACCTCCGGGTCAATGTCCTCAGCCAGAGGAGCAGAGGAGTTCTGAAATGACACACATGGAATTCACTACAATTGCAAAAAATCAAGCCCTCCCCACATCTCATTAGGAGCCATCAGCAAAGAAATAGTGGCAACAGGAGATAGCACGATTCTTTCTTCCAAGCCTGAAAGCATGGGAAGGCTGAATGGTAAAGGGAGCTGCTTGTGGAATTAAAGCAATGGGAAGCCACCCCCTCATCCCCTAAATGGCCCCAAACAAGACTTGCCAAAGCACCACAGAATTTTTATGAGTGATGGGAGAAACGTTTGAACCACAGCAGGGAGCTTGCTGATCTGTATGGCTTCCAGGCTGTAGCCAGCAAGTGCGAGAAACTTGCTGGGAAGAAACATTTTCTTGCTGCCAAATCTCTCCAGCTGGGTGGACACTTACCACAGGTGAGGAATAGAGGGTACTGACTGGAGGGGCAGATGAAGTGATGGGTGTTGGCTCAGCCTTGGGGTACGTGGAATATGTAGTTTTCTGCCTCTGAAGAAGAAAGCACAAGAGGTTACGGGAGTGGGTTTTGATGCCCCAGCCTGCCACATCTAGACAGGAACATGGATGGAGTGGAGATGGGCAAGAGCATTAAGCTAGGCCTTGTTATAGCTGCAGCAACACTTACTCTGCATGGTTGTGCATCTCATTACAATGCAAGTGGCAGAGGCAGGTTTGCAATTAGAGTGAAATTAGGTTCATCCTGATTTCATAAGACCTTTATTATTTCAATTAGGCAACCAAATTCAAAAACCAGTATAACATTTTAATTATTTGAACACAATTATGATTAATGACCTTTCTTTAAAACACGTTTCCTGGAATCAGTTTCTGGGTCAGTTACAAGCAATGGATCCTCATTTACAGAACCCCACTCTAAGATTCAGCCCCAGAAATGTTCTAAGCAGCCAAAAAGATTCATGTGCATCCATGGCATGGGATCCCCCCGTTATCCCCCCAACACAAACcatcctctccttctcctctgcttcTGACTGGGATAATGCAATTGCCAGCtggagctcctcctcctcctgcagggcGGTCTCATCCCGCTTTGGGGGCAGCTGTGGGGCAGAACAAGCAGCAAATCAACACAAACCAGGAAGAGGAACTGACTGGTCAAATCAAAGAATCCCACATGTATCCAACATAGCCAAGGGCTTACCTGAGATTGCTGTGAAAGAGGGCTGGTCAAGGACTCAGGGCGCAGCTCTGTGCTTACCTGAGATTGCTGAGAAAGGGGGCTGGTCAAGTACTCAGGGGGGAGCTCTGTGGTGCCAGTTCCTTTCCCTTCAGCTTTTCTACGTGGGGAGACAGAGAGGCCCCAAGGCTGTGACCAGAGCTCAACTGCTGGCTTCCTTATCCCACCGTGGATAGGGGTGGTGGGAAAGAAATGCTCAACAGCTCCTAAATAGGGGCCCTTGGTGATTTGTTACACGCCAAGTATTCTGAGGGAGGTTGGGCTAGACAATTAAGAGAGAAGTACAAAAGAAGAATGCCAACGTATCACCTTTCCCACAAGTTCAGTACCAAGATCCCTCTCTATTAGCCAAGCCCCAGTACTCACTTGTTGAGATGCTCGTAACAGGGCTCACACACCCGCACCTCCTTCTCTATGCCAAACTTGGGAATGGTAGAGTACTTGGATGAGCACTTTCCACAAAAGATCTGCCCACATGCCCGGCAGTGATGCTGTGAAGACAGCAGACAAGTCAAAGGGGCAGCCGATCAGGCTAGAGAAAGAACAGGCTTATGGCTTCTGTACCCTCCTGCTGCCCCAACACGGCCTTTGCCATGTCATCCCAGCAAAGGGTGCCCAGGAATGGGACAGGGAGCGACACCACCCACCTTGCGGGTCACCACTCCAAACTGGACTCGGCAACGGTGACACTCCTCTGCATCCACCCAGTCCGGAGCCTGCCATGCAGAAACAGAGCAGCAATTGGGGTGACAAAACAACCATCACAGATCATAGCTGTGGACAGGTAATAGAGATGAGGGAACTGCACATATTAGCTCGATGTGTAGAATTAAAGGGACAGTTAAAAACCAAAGGATTTTCCTGATCTGTAATTTTGTCCCAGAAGTTGTAGACACTGAAGAAGGGAGTAGGCTATTCTGCTGTGTGCCAGTAAATAATGACTGCAGGAGTAGAATAACCCATGGGAGCTGTAAAGTAATTGGtgatggagagggaaaggggttaggagggAAATGAACAGTTCTCTTGTGCCCCATTTCACAGTTCCAATGATGCAGATGCAACATGATACTTGATATTGCCATCTGCTGCTTCAGTCAATGTGTCTCGGTGGGGGGGGGATAGTTCAGCTGGAACACTTGCAATCCCCCCAAAGAAATACAGTATCGAAAACAGTACTGACAGATCATAATTACTACTCGAAAAATCCAAGTAATTTCCCTTTATAGGATCTTCCCCTCCCCGACTCCAACACTCACCCTTTCTGCTGCAAACATTGCATCACTTTCCTTGAATTCTGGAAAAACATGACCTGCAAAAGTAACATTGTCGTTCTGAACTGGAACCATTATAGCTTGTGCATTCTATCAGGTCAGTTGTACAAGTTCTATCCCTAGCTTTCCTTCCGTTGTCAAATAAATGCAAACAATTAACCTACCCAATCTCTCGCTTTTCTAACCAAACTTAGTGTGACATTGCATTATACTAGTGAGATGGGATTAAGATGCCTGGCATAGCCCAGAGAGCCCTCTAGAATACAATATAATGGGACATTTGACCCACAACATAATATACAACACTGTAAGGTTGCAAATGGCTTCCTTCTAATCAAGTGGCAGCGATTGCTCCTTTGGGGCTTATTCTTTAGCAAGTAAATAATAATAGCCTGTGAAACAAAATGCAACAAAATTATGTGCGCTCCCTTTATTCTGTCTACCACTCTACCCATCATGCTTAGAACAACAACATAATGTGATGCATCAGCATTTCCCACACTGGTCATTAAGGGACTGGCTGCTAATTTGCAAGCTCAGCAGAAGGCCCAAGAAGTGAGGCAGTTACCACCACAGCTACTGGAAAATACAGCAACtaaaattaacacacacacacacacacacaccacaacaaCTCCAcggagaagaagctcttctggtTCTTCCTCATAATCCCTAGCCAGACATCAGCAGCCTGTTATGTGTCCCACCCACACAACAGAGGAACCTCCATCATTCCTTACCTTCCACCTTCATGATCTGATAGGTGTCCTGCACCACCTTGTACTTGGGCTCATTGCGGAAGGCATGAGCCCACGCTTGGATCAGGTAGAGGATTTTATTCCGAACATTGGCCTCAACTTGTCTCTGTAGAAATGGGAACAATCAGGATCAGGCACTAGGCCCAGCGGGAGCAAAGTAACCTACAGCCTTCAAGATGACCACATAAATAATGCCTATTCGGAAAATAATATTCAGAATTGTCTCCCATTCCATGTTGTGCTAGAACCCTCCCATGTCTCTATATTAAATGTTTAGTAGCAGCCAAGACAGGATTTTCTACTCAAATCTATTCTCACTGGGGAAGAACTTAAAGTTTGACCTAAGAGGTATTTCAGGGCCTGAAAACACTGTTCTTACCTCATCAGAATCTAAGACCATATAGATAGCCAAATGTAGCACAAAAGATGAATGTAGCCAAAGGTATACTGATCAAGACTTTGGtttctttttatttaaatgaCTTTTCTTGTCAATTAGCATCTCTTTGAGTTACTGATGAGGGGTGGGAGCGTATCCCCCTCCCGTGCTTCCTCTTAATGGTCCTCTGCCTAGTAGGCTCAAGAACTGACTTCACCTTTAGATGGACCAAGAAGTAAAACCACGGGAAGAAAATTTATATTAAATTACTACCCATGAAGAATGGTTTTGTCTTCATAAGAtcagtacataaataaaatatacatacaaaGATTATTTCTCGGTATCGAGTACCAATTAGGCTAAACCAAACTGAGAGTTCTAATATTTGTTGAACACAGAATGAAAACAGTGCAAACTATCTGCATATCTGctggtggggaatcaaaacctgaATGTGCTGGGTAGAAATGATGAATAATATCTACATAACCACTGGGCACAGAACTCTTTTTCCAGGAGGTAATTCTTTGGGGATGACTGAGAGAACATATGAATGAAGATTATTGTGAGTCAACACAGGATTTACTCAGGCAGTTGAAATATTagtagcaaaaataaaaatagaagatTAAAACTATCCCAAGTCAGATGCGAGGAATACCATTCACATGAATTATATTCCTTTTGTATACACCAGGACCAGCACTTTTAAATCATCTGAAGCAGCTGGATATTTTTGCTGGACTTACTTGACTGTTATCAAAGAGCACACTTCATTTTTTGTAATAGTGTTGGAAGAGACCATGAGGaccatccaaccccctgccatgcaggatcccacaatcaaagcactcccgacagatggccatccaacctctgcttaaagacctccaaagacggggactccaccccccgcCCGAGGAAAAGGGGGCGGGCAGCATAATTGGATGTGCTGTCGACCCCaagcccccccctttttctgcCAACCAGCTGAAACGGGGGGAGCTTGGAGCTGAAAGTACAGGTGCTCCTTCAGTTGCAAGCTCCATACATCAGCTGGCCAGAGATGTAATACAGAGCTGcctgtgggtgtgtaaagtgaaatcaagtcgcagccaacctttagcaacccctggtggggttttcaaggcaagtggttaagcagaggtggtttgccattgccttcctctgtagagtcttccttggaggtctcccttccaagtaccgaccctgcttagcttccgagatttgacacgatcggactataccatgctgccttaccAAAGAGCTATCTAGCAACTCACAAATGACaccactgtgcagattttttgatctacATGCTGGAACCAGCTTGGGAATTAGACACATGATGTTCAAGGCTGTTTTTTATTCTCCTGAAGCTTCTTCTAAtaccttttaaaggaaaaatggCCAAAACATTATTACCTTTAGCAATTCCTTCAGCTCCTCCATGGTCTGTTTGTTAGCCATTTCGTCATGGACCGTCTGACCACAGTTCTTTACCACAGATTCCAAAACCTACAAAGAAAATATGCAAGAACATGCAGAGTCCCTGGCCATAGCGCAAGGAATTTATTCCAAAGAATAGCAGAAGCATAAGACCTAGTTCTTCTTTAAGTGTGCTGGCTGCACTTGCTACAagaatggggggaaagccaatTTTCCCAGATGCCAAGTAAGAGTGACTATAATCAATAGAGGCAGTATGCCTTCAGATTACCTCGAGTGCATACAGAGCCACATGAGGATTCTTGTCATTGACCTTCTTCTTTATTGCGCCCACAGCGTATTTAGCCCTAAACAATAAAAAGCAGACAGAACACAGCTTAACCTATAGTGAGCCTGCAGTGAAAGCCAGCTATCATTTGTAAACTGTTCCAGAGAACATCAACATTCACAACAGGTGCAAACTCTGTGAAGGAGGGAAGAGAGCCAACTGCTATACATGACGTTCTCAGACCTGTCACTGCTCTAGGCTAAAATAGTCAACAAACTAGTCAACATTAGTTATATTGCATTACTAAGCATATTCTGCACATATGGGTGTTGAATATAAATGCAGGAACTGCCATGTGATTAAAGAAAAAATATGATCCATTTTCCTACAAAGTGTTTCTAGCCTTAGAAGCTGTGCTTGAACTGAAACCTCTTTGTTGTAACTAGTTTCTGAAGAAAAACTCTCCAATCCCATATCCAAAGCCAGCTATCTAGAACGGTAGATTTTAtctttagaagagttggtttttatatgccgactttctctaccactgaaggaagaatcaaaccggtttacaatcaccttccctttccctccctacaacagacaccctgtgaggtacatggggctgagagagctctaagagagctgtgactagcccaaggtcacccagctggcttcatgtggaggagggggaaaccaacccggttccctagattagcatccgctgctcatgtgagtggagaatcaaacccacttctcctgattagagttctccactccaaatcactgttcttaaccactacaccacgctggctggtgttAAGTTTTTTTCTGTTAATGTTGGTATTTCCCAGatttcaaaacagtaataaaCTGACATGAATAGCAGCACTCGCTTCGCCTGCTAACCCTGTTTCTGTTAAGGAGTTAAACTTGCAGCTGCTCAAAACATACCTTCAGACACCATCTGGAAGGCCTACTTGTATGGTTAGTCTCATAGAGCGCCATTGTGATATAATGACTGGAGAAGTAGATTTAAGACAAAACAATTCAAATCCTTACTTCATGGACAATCTTAGACATACCACAGCCCCTCAGGCTCCTATTGTACTGGGCGGTGGTAAACATAAAAATAACACCTTCCTAGCCTTCCGCCTTTTATCAAGGATACAACTGTGAATACAAAGTGTTCTTGATGGACAAAAACTGAAGAACACAAAGGCTGGTGTAGATTACAGCACTTACTGGGTGTCCCCCTGACGAATCATATCACAGATCTGCAGGATGGACTCCCAGTCTGTCTCTAACAGAAGCTGACTGGTAGCTTTATCTGCAAGACAGAAATAATcatttatataaataataattagGACTTCTGGAGATGAAGGCAGTAAAAGTATCTTTGCTGCAAAGAGTTCAGGGCAACTATGACTGGGCCTGTTTGATATTTGCTTGCAGTTCTCCACAGTGATTATTCAGAACTAAGAccattttggtcatttatgcatggtcgctttaacctcctttagtcCCCATTTCAgacaggatcaaagtaacccgggttgggggaaactgtatgcattgactggaatgatcagggacgaaactgtgtgctaatggaggcatgaatacagaaaagcagtctcccaagttcaaatcaagtcccatccctttaaatgctgctctgtaattggctgacctTGCGAGAGAAGATCTTCTTctacccaaacccaactgccgcataaaaaagcattttaaaaacaaaaaaacagagcaatctgaaagaaggaaggggggagcaatccaagcctcgttttaaaaaagcctttcttttgctcagaaagagctccgaggtagcaggaagcacttgaatccctgccgctttacacactgcttcatgattggctgttagagaagccaatcttctgtgcttcccctgattggctatctgcatgctgccttgaagaggggtttggaaaagggtggggcgaaactcaacccgagaaagttgtacgctcgctcagtgattccacaatgagccaggaggaacggtttaattcgggcaagaagaggaatgggaaaagccgggttcattttgcattgaagcagtgttgagcttccaaggaatgaggtaacgtgcacacccaaaaatttgatcctggctgaaacagggaataaaggagggttaagtgaCCATGAATAAAACACCTTTGTTAGATAATCAGCCATCTGTATGTCTCCCAAGCTTTAGCAATTTAGCAGATGTTTCTCCCTCAAACAGAACTCCTGCAGTCCTATCATCTCTCTGTTGTTCAACAATCATCTACACCCTCAAATGGCTCCATTGCCAGAATGCCCTTTTCCCAAGCACTCATAAAGCCTTTGGCTTAACTCTTCATCCATAACTGGAATAAAGGTTCATTACTGGTAACTGCATTTGTGCATATTCATCCTGTTATCCTAgcctctccttttccttccttaaGTAACCCCcccactggaaaaaaacaacatggATTATACACTCTTTTTTGCTCACATTATTCTAAAGCAGCAAGTACATCACCATCATCATTCATACATTCTAACGGTTAAGTTGGTCAAATCCGAGGATACTTAAAAGCAGAGACTGGTTTTAACCCTAACTGTGAACAGACAAGATatatctttctataaacctgaaaaacaccccaagtttgaaaaatctgaatttttttaaaattacattaaggGTTAAAAAATCCCAGAAGGAGAATCtacagctttaagaaatggaagcCCTCAGTGACCACTGCTAGGCAACCAGTGAATTCTAGGCTTGGTTTGTCAGCAAAagacagggggaggggcaggaccttttCCAggattgttttggcctttgagggaggacttattgggaccaggcctggcagcaaccagagAGTGACTTGATACCCCAGACTTGCATGGCTCACCTAGGccaggctgcttgctactgttcaacagcagccaccctatgaaagccagtgtggtgcagctgTTCAAGTTTCAGAGTAGAGtctgggaaaccaaggttcaaatgaccagtctgccatggaagctcactaggtgatgttgggtgagtcacatacttttagcctaacctacctcatagggttgttgtgaggataaaaaggagaggaaaatgatgtaacctgctttggTTCCTACTGTGGaaaaaggtataaatgaagtaaataaacaatacatatagctgaaaataggaggcagataaaaggtgggttggtgaatggctgagaaaatgaagcagggaaaggagagaggatatgaggactgccaagaggagggaaaggggaaatagtgtgaggagggggatacaggggaaagtgatatGTCCCCCCCACAGGTTCTTGAGGGTTCCTTACTATGCAAAATAGGCTTggcccagcagccagcaccacataACCGGGCtttagttttcctaggtagatgTTGCTGGGGGCGGGAGGTGATGCCGAAGAGAggcaaataaaggtaggttggctggggtgtgaaggacagaaggaagcaggaatagAAGAGAGTTTATGGGGCATTTCAGGGAAAGGAATGAAGAAAtagtggaggaaggggaaatgataTCCCCCCACAAGCTGTTGCAGGTTCCCACTTCTGTATTCTAACAGCACAGTCGGCCAAATCTGAGCATACCTAAATCTGAAGATTGGCCCGTAAGTGGACAAG from the Euleptes europaea isolate rEulEur1 chromosome 1, rEulEur1.hap1, whole genome shotgun sequence genome contains:
- the HGS gene encoding hepatocyte growth factor-regulated tyrosine kinase substrate; the encoded protein is MGRGGGTFERLLDKATSQLLLETDWESILQICDMIRQGDTQAKYAVGAIKKKVNDKNPHVALYALEVLESVVKNCGQTVHDEMANKQTMEELKELLKRQVEANVRNKILYLIQAWAHAFRNEPKYKVVQDTYQIMKVEGHVFPEFKESDAMFAAERAPDWVDAEECHRCRVQFGVVTRKHHCRACGQIFCGKCSSKYSTIPKFGIEKEVRVCEPCYEHLNKKAEGKGTGTTELPPEYLTSPLSQQSQLPPKRDETALQEEEELQLAIALSQSEAEEKERMRQKTTYSTYPKAEPTPITSSAPPVSTLYSSPVNSSAPLAEDIDPELARYLNRNYWEKKQEEVRKSPTPSAPLSMGEPVAQTTEIQPAPLSVVEQQYQNGETDESHEQFLKALQNAVTTFVNRMKSNHLRGRSITNDSAVLSLFQSINSMHPQLLELLNQLDERRLYYEGLQDKLAQIRDARGALNALREEHREKLRRAAEEAERQRQIQLAQKLEIMRQKKQEYLEMQRQLAIQRLQEQEKERQLRLEQQKQTIQMRAQMPAFSLPYAQLQAMPAAGGVIYQPSGPTNFPGTFSPAGSVEGSPMHTVYMSQPAQGNTGPYTAMPMAGTDPNMVSTYMYPAGTNNAQTAPQGQAVPATNPAYSSYQPTPTQGYQNAAAPSQTQAIPAMTQAPQSGGAIGYMGSQSVSMGYQPYNMQNLMSTLPGQDPALSNLPPQQPYLSGQQPMYQQMAPPGGPPQQQPPPQQAPAQVQQAQGGSGEAQLISFD